Proteins encoded in a region of the Phacochoerus africanus isolate WHEZ1 chromosome 8, ROS_Pafr_v1, whole genome shotgun sequence genome:
- the ZNF132 gene encoding LOW QUALITY PROTEIN: zinc finger protein 132 (The sequence of the model RefSeq protein was modified relative to this genomic sequence to represent the inferred CDS: substituted 3 bases at 3 genomic stop codons): MGCWHGLKDEEVGSKQNASVEVVAHVRVPSVHPSTQKANNCDMRDPFFKDILHLHEHQETHAEETPYTCVACGREFWFSANLHQHQKEHSGEKPFRRYKDRDLLVESSIVCLSEKPFTFGLCGKDVLDSNNLLQKPKADGSGKPRSSTKCKEALPHCSNHGQLPEVHSSQKPFKCSGCGKAFQKGSILLNHLRTNSEEIVRHPRIGNSLEEKSTLVNDQKFHTGETSHVCEECGXAFSHPSKLRKHQKFYSGVKXECSNCGKTFSHKLILVHHHRIHTGGSSRRSETKKRIHTGERPYKCNECGKAFNNRSHLTRHEKVHTGERPFECSKCGRAFSQSSNFLRHQKVHNQVRPYACNECSKAFSRSSALIQHWRVHTGERPFECNECGRAFNSNSNLAQHQKVHTGEQPFEFIECGRDFSQSSHLFRHQKVHTGERPFGCSECGKAFGNSSILTQHQKVHTGQRCYECSECXKSFSRNSSLIQHWRIHTGERRYKCSECGKAFAHSSSLIEHWRVHTRERPYECNACGKFFSQNSILIKHQKVHTGEKPYKCTECGKFFSRKSSLIYHWRIHTGKRPYECSECGRVHTQERPHECSQCGKAFSERSTLV, translated from the exons ATGG GTTGTTGGCATGGATTGAAAGATGAGGAGGTAGGTTCCAAGCAGAATGCTTCAGTAGAAGTGGTAGCACATGTCAGGGTTCCCAGTGTGCATCCTTCCACCCAGAAGGCTAACAACTGTGACATGCGTGACCCATTCTTTAAAGACATTCTGCATTTGCATGAACATCAGGAAACACATGCTGAGGAGACTCCCTACACATGTGTAGCATGTGGAAGAGAGTTTTGGTTCAGTGCAAACCTTCACCAACATCAGAAGGAGCACAGTGGAGAAAAGCCCTTCAGAAGGTACAAGGACAGGGACTTACTAGTGGAGAGCTCAATAGTCTGCCTGTCAGAGAAGCCATTCACCTTTGGGTTATGTGGTAAGGATGTCTTGGACAGCAATAACCTCCTCCAGAAGCCAAAGGCTGATGGCAGTGGGAAGCCACGTAGCAGCACAAAGTGCAAGGAGGCCTTACCACACTGTTCCAATCATGGACAGCTCCCAGAAGTCCATAGCTCACAGAAGCCCTTCAAGTGCAGTGGCTGTGGAAAAGCCTTCCAGAAGGGTTCCATCTTGCTCAACCACCTGAGAACTAACTCTGAAGAGATAGTTAGACACCCAAGAATTGGAAATTCCTTAGAGGAGAAATCAACCCTAGTTAATGACCAAAAATTTCACACTGGAGAAACATCTCATGTATGTGAGGAGTGTGGGTAGGCCTTTAGTCACCCATCTAAACTGAGGAAGCATCAGAAATTTTACAGTGGAGTAAAATAGGAGTGCAGCAACTGTGGGAAAACCTTCAGCCACAAACTCATACTTGTTCATCACCATAGAATTCacacaggagggagttcccgtcgtagcg agacaaaaaaaagaattcacacagGAGAAAGGCCTTACAAGTGCAATGAATGCGGGAAAGCTTTCAATAACAGGTCACACCTCACTCGGCATGAAAAAGTTCACACTGGAGAAAGACCTTTTGAGTGCAGCAAATGTGGAAGAGCCTTCAGCCAAAGCTCCAATTTCCTTCGGCACCAGAAAGTTCACAACCAAGTAAGACCTTATGCATGCAATGAATGCAGTAAAGCCTTCAGCCGCAGCTCTGCTCTCATTCAGCACTGGAGAGTTCACACTGGAGAAAGGCCTTTTGAGTGCAATGAGTGTGGAAGAGCTTTTAACAGTAACTCCAACCTTGCTCAGCATCAGAAAGTTCACACCGGAGAACAGCCTTTTGAATTCATCGAATGTGGGAGAGATTTTAGCCAAAGCTCCCACCTCTTTCGACATCAGAAAGTTCACACTGGAGAACGGCCTTTTGGATGCAGTGAATGTGGCAAAGCATTTGGCAATAGCTCCATACTCACTCAGCACCAGAAAGTACATACTGGGCAAAGATGCTATGAGTGCAGTGAATGTTGAAAATCCTTCAGTCGCAACTCCAGCCTGATTCAGCACTggagaattcacactggagaaaggCGTTAtaagtgcagtgaatgtgggaaagcctttgcTCACAGTTCCAGTCTCATTGAGCACTGGAGAGTTCACACAAGAGAAAGGCCTTATGAATGTAATGCATGTGGGAAGTTCTTCAGCCAAAACTCCATTCTCATTAAACATCAGAAagttcacactggagaaaagccTTATAAGTGCACTGAATGTGGAAAATTCTTTAGCCGCAAGTCCAGCCTCATTTATCACTGGAGAATTCACACTGGGAAAAGGCCTTATGAG